From the Paenibacillus sp. MMS20-IR301 genome, the window CCGGTGCGCTGCTTGGCCGCTATAAGAATCTCGATACAAAGCCGCTGCTGACACTGTACCTGTATTTCCTGAGCCCGGCGATTATTCTTGATACGCTTGCTACGGCGGAAATCTCCTTCGATGATGTCTATAAGACCCTTGCGTTCTCACTGCTGAACCTGTTTCTCTTATGGGCACTTGCTGGCTTGCTCGGTAAAATGCTGAAGCTGGCTCCCCCGGAGGCCGCCGGCCTGACGCTGGTCTCCACCTTCACGAACAGCGTGAATTACGGTCTGCCGCTGGTGCTGCTGGCCTTCGGCCAGCTCGGCCTCGACAAGGCTTCGGTCTATGTCATCGCCCAGATGGTCATTGTAAATACAATCGGTGTGTATTTCGCCGCCAGATCACAGTTCTCGGTCATCAGCGCGGTGAAGTCCGTCTTCTCACTGCCGGCCATCTACGCGGCAATCCTTGCCCTGCTGCTGCGGGCCCTCGGCCTGCACATGCCGCATGAGCTGGCTTCAGGCGTATCCATGGCCGCCGGTGCCTATTCGCCGGTTGTGCTGGCCATCCTCGGCGCGCAGATGGTGAAGGTCAGGGCAGCGCAAACGCAGCGCAATGTGCAGCTGGCCTTCTGGACGGGCCTCACTGTCCGGCTGCTGCTCGCGCCGCTGCTGGCCGCACTGATTCT encodes:
- a CDS encoding AEC family transporter, which translates into the protein MIQNVLTTLVEVIVPLSIPVLAGALLGRYKNLDTKPLLTLYLYFLSPAIILDTLATAEISFDDVYKTLAFSLLNLFLLWALAGLLGKMLKLAPPEAAGLTLVSTFTNSVNYGLPLVLLAFGQLGLDKASVYVIAQMVIVNTIGVYFAARSQFSVISAVKSVFSLPAIYAAILALLLRALGLHMPHELASGVSMAAGAYSPVVLAILGAQMVKVRAAQTQRNVQLAFWTGLTVRLLLAPLLAALILLLLNITGTLFSVLLILASMPVAVNSVVLAERFGSSPSLVSRCIVWTTLASFLCLPVLIAALGS